Proteins from one Niallia circulans genomic window:
- a CDS encoding AraC family transcriptional regulator, with the protein MEALLNHVYFPSQPEIKQNTHLYQELKPAGGWYSQNIALFYQFTTNANTSTFLSLIPDGCFDFLFCCDSVNPSVFLWTSPFYRKTQPEFRKNCQYFGIRFFPEQSIFSLNEAMILLLAQQIPLTDVMNDVEPLIELIMTGKTFSERIKLFEEYLQQSQLELTKEQSMVRYAIDQIYLSRGTVNIQDLANGIGYSEQHIRRKFEAYIGFSPKQFSQIVRFQNTLDMYLHSREENLLNIIYENGYYDQAHFIKGFKKFIQLTPKQYKKIFTDV; encoded by the coding sequence TTGGAAGCATTATTAAATCATGTGTATTTTCCTTCTCAGCCAGAAATTAAACAAAATACGCATCTTTATCAAGAGCTTAAACCTGCTGGTGGTTGGTATAGCCAAAACATTGCCCTGTTTTATCAATTCACTACAAATGCAAATACCTCTACGTTTCTATCACTTATACCAGATGGATGTTTCGATTTTTTATTTTGCTGTGATTCTGTCAATCCCTCAGTGTTCCTGTGGACTAGCCCCTTTTATCGAAAAACGCAACCAGAATTCCGAAAGAATTGCCAGTACTTCGGCATTCGGTTTTTCCCGGAGCAAAGTATTTTCAGTTTAAATGAAGCAATGATTCTCCTGCTTGCCCAACAAATTCCGTTAACTGACGTTATGAATGATGTTGAGCCATTAATAGAATTAATCATGACTGGTAAAACCTTTAGCGAAAGAATTAAATTATTTGAGGAATATCTACAACAAAGTCAGCTGGAATTAACAAAAGAGCAAAGCATGGTTCGTTATGCAATTGATCAAATTTATTTATCTCGTGGCACCGTTAATATTCAAGACTTAGCAAACGGGATTGGCTATTCGGAACAGCATATACGCAGGAAGTTTGAAGCGTATATTGGCTTTTCTCCTAAGCAATTTTCCCAAATCGTTCGCTTCCAAAATACACTCGATATGTATTTACATAGCCGCGAGGAAAACTTGCTGAATATTATCTATGAGAATGGCTACTACGACCAAGCACACTTTATTAAAGGTTTTAAAAAATTTATCCAGTTAACACCTAAACAGTATAAAAAGATTTTTACAGATGTTTAA
- a CDS encoding primary-amine oxidase, whose translation MKASEVKVKAATHPLEPLTAEEITKAVAILRETNNLTKSVRFAQVVLHEPEKDLVLRFQEGELFEREVFIILLEPDINETYEAIVSLTKEQVISYEHIPDVRPGFILDEFEAVEELVRNDSEYQAALLKRGITDSSLVMIDPWSSGYFNIPEDEGKRLVRALAWVRQAEGENGYAFPITGLIPVVDVNKMEIIRIEDYGVKPISPTDGAYTPEEAKSYAINTRQDVKALDIIQPDGPSFAIDGHHIKWQKWNIRFGFTPREGLVLHTVGYEDKGKVRPILFRAALSEMVVPYSDTNPAHNWQNAFDAGEYGIGQLANSLELGCDCVGFIKYFDAVMSNSKGEPFIVKNAVCLHEEDYGVAWKHTDWRTNSVEVRRSRRLVLSFFATVANYDYGFFWSFYPDGTIECEVKLTGILNVGALDVGEVPKYGTEVAPQVNAPYHQHFFNFRIDPILDGVKNSLVESYTVAEKAGPENPNNNAFYTIAKAFKSESESVSNIDLATQKTWKIVNPNSKNYLGQQVGYKLVTGENCFPFATDDASVIKRAGFIKNHLHVTKYDRDQMYASGKYPNQSKGGDSLEHYVKADRNIENEDIVVWYTMGHHHITRPEDWPVMPTAYQSFQLKPNGFFDRNPALDLPRPKAKASCSSNNDSTCH comes from the coding sequence ATGAAAGCATCTGAAGTGAAAGTAAAGGCAGCAACACATCCTTTAGAGCCGTTAACAGCAGAGGAAATTACAAAGGCAGTAGCTATATTGCGAGAAACAAATAATTTAACCAAATCTGTACGGTTTGCTCAAGTGGTTTTACATGAACCTGAAAAAGATTTGGTGTTGCGATTCCAAGAGGGGGAGTTGTTTGAAAGGGAAGTTTTCATTATTTTACTTGAGCCAGACATAAACGAAACGTACGAAGCTATCGTTTCCTTGACAAAGGAGCAAGTAATTTCCTATGAGCATATTCCTGATGTTCGACCAGGTTTTATTCTTGATGAATTTGAAGCAGTCGAAGAATTAGTAAGAAATGATTCGGAGTACCAAGCAGCACTTTTAAAACGCGGCATCACTGATTCAAGCTTAGTAATGATTGATCCATGGTCTTCTGGTTACTTTAATATCCCAGAAGATGAAGGGAAGCGTCTTGTTCGAGCGTTAGCATGGGTAAGGCAGGCTGAAGGAGAGAATGGCTATGCTTTTCCGATAACAGGTCTTATTCCTGTCGTTGATGTGAATAAAATGGAAATTATTCGCATTGAGGATTACGGAGTAAAACCAATTTCACCAACAGATGGTGCTTATACTCCTGAAGAGGCTAAGAGTTATGCTATTAATACTCGTCAAGACGTTAAAGCATTAGATATCATTCAGCCTGATGGGCCAAGCTTTGCTATTGATGGACATCATATTAAGTGGCAAAAATGGAATATTCGATTCGGATTTACACCTAGAGAAGGGCTTGTCCTTCATACTGTCGGATATGAGGATAAAGGGAAGGTTCGTCCCATCCTTTTCCGGGCAGCTTTATCTGAAATGGTCGTACCTTACAGTGATACCAACCCAGCCCACAATTGGCAAAACGCATTTGATGCAGGGGAATATGGCATTGGACAGCTCGCCAATTCATTAGAGCTTGGCTGTGACTGTGTCGGCTTTATAAAATATTTTGATGCAGTAATGTCAAATAGCAAAGGCGAACCATTTATCGTAAAAAATGCCGTTTGTTTGCATGAAGAGGATTATGGGGTCGCCTGGAAGCATACGGATTGGCGAACAAACAGTGTAGAGGTGAGGCGTTCTCGTCGCTTAGTTCTGTCGTTCTTTGCAACAGTTGCGAATTATGATTACGGATTTTTCTGGTCCTTCTATCCTGATGGCACGATTGAGTGTGAAGTGAAACTGACTGGAATATTAAATGTCGGTGCATTAGATGTTGGTGAGGTTCCTAAATATGGAACAGAGGTTGCGCCACAGGTGAATGCTCCGTATCATCAGCATTTCTTTAATTTCCGAATTGATCCAATTTTGGATGGTGTGAAAAACTCTCTCGTTGAATCGTACACAGTCGCAGAAAAGGCAGGTCCAGAAAATCCTAATAATAATGCTTTTTATACGATAGCAAAAGCCTTCAAATCAGAATCAGAATCCGTAAGCAATATTGATTTGGCCACCCAAAAAACGTGGAAAATCGTCAATCCGAATTCGAAAAACTATTTAGGCCAGCAAGTTGGTTATAAGCTTGTCACTGGTGAAAATTGTTTTCCATTCGCGACAGATGATGCAAGTGTCATAAAAAGGGCAGGCTTTATAAAAAATCATCTTCATGTTACAAAATACGATCGTGATCAAATGTATGCATCTGGAAAATATCCGAACCAATCAAAGGGGGGAGATAGCTTAGAGCATTATGTGAAGGCTGACCGTAACATTGAGAACGAGGACATTGTTGTCTGGTATACAATGGGACATCACCATATAACTAGACCAGAGGACTGGCCAGTAATGCCAACTGCGTATCAGAGCTTTCAATTAAAACCAAACGGATTTTTTGACCGTAACCCAGCCCTTGATTTGCCACGTCCAAAAGCAAAAGCTTCCTGCAGTTCAAATAATGATTCTACTTGCCATTAA
- a CDS encoding ammonium transporter: MDSGDTTWMLVATAIVIFMHVPGLALFYGGLVSDRNVVSTMMHSFVSLLVITLVWVLWGYTLSFGTDNGGLIGSLEYLGFNGVGGEAAFGTYTIPHYTFAIFQCAFAAITVAIISGGIAGRISFPAWILFSVLWITFIYAPMAHWVWGGGWLAQLGELDFAGGTVVHILSGVSALTAAVIIGPRYEHLQKKNNPHNIVLFLIGAATLWFGWFGFNAGSALGANDVTALAFANTQVAAAAGGLSWLLIEWKVRKRPTLVGTATGAIAGLVGITPAAGFVTVLSAIVIGLLAAPVSYYGINFIKEKFRYDDTLDAFGVHGLAGIWGSIATGIFATTSVNPAGNDGLLYGNPSLILHQVTGVATALVLGVVGTFLILKIVKLFVPLRVTEEEEIMGLDISLHEERAYNSTTETIGVNDTHVS; this comes from the coding sequence ATCGATTCAGGTGATACAACTTGGATGCTGGTTGCAACAGCCATTGTTATCTTTATGCATGTTCCAGGTTTAGCACTTTTCTATGGAGGATTAGTGAGTGATCGCAATGTTGTTTCCACAATGATGCACAGTTTTGTTAGCTTGTTAGTTATCACACTCGTATGGGTGTTATGGGGATATACCTTAAGCTTCGGAACAGATAATGGCGGACTTATCGGGAGCTTGGAATACTTAGGCTTTAATGGGGTTGGTGGAGAAGCTGCGTTTGGCACTTATACGATTCCGCATTATACGTTTGCTATCTTCCAATGTGCGTTTGCAGCTATAACTGTTGCAATTATTTCTGGGGGGATTGCCGGACGCATTTCTTTCCCGGCATGGATTCTCTTCAGTGTTTTATGGATTACTTTCATTTACGCACCGATGGCTCATTGGGTTTGGGGAGGCGGCTGGTTAGCACAACTTGGAGAGCTTGACTTTGCTGGCGGCACTGTTGTTCATATTCTATCTGGAGTTAGTGCTCTTACTGCCGCTGTCATTATAGGACCAAGATATGAACATTTGCAGAAAAAGAACAATCCACATAATATTGTACTATTTTTAATTGGTGCAGCAACACTATGGTTTGGCTGGTTCGGCTTTAATGCAGGCAGTGCACTTGGTGCTAATGATGTAACGGCACTTGCTTTTGCTAATACCCAAGTTGCGGCTGCTGCTGGTGGTTTGAGTTGGCTGCTGATCGAATGGAAAGTGCGCAAGCGGCCAACATTGGTTGGCACAGCCACAGGAGCCATTGCTGGTCTTGTTGGAATCACACCAGCAGCAGGGTTTGTTACAGTTCTATCTGCCATTGTTATCGGTTTACTTGCTGCACCAGTTAGCTATTATGGCATTAACTTTATAAAAGAAAAATTCCGATATGATGATACATTAGATGCATTTGGTGTTCACGGTTTAGCCGGAATTTGGGGCTCCATTGCAACAGGTATTTTCGCGACAACAAGTGTAAACCCTGCCGGGAATGACGGCTTGCTGTACGGAAATCCCAGCCTGATTCTACATCAAGTTACAGGTGTGGCAACAGCATTAGTGCTTGGTGTTGTCGGGACATTTCTTATCCTAAAAATAGTGAAATTATTTGTGCCTTTACGTGTAACGGAAGAAGAGGAGATAATGGGCCTAGACATTAGTCTTCACGAAGAAAGAGCCTATAACTCAACTACTGAGACGATAGGTGTGAATGACACACATGTATCGTAA
- a CDS encoding transposase gives MAKYSGNFKLKIVQEYLKSALSYDRLAQKYSIPSSSPIKNWVSAYKAFGEKGLQRKIANEEYPVQFKLDVLHFRKQTGASFQETAIQFRINNPSLIAKWNSKLEKEGIEGLQQKAKGRPSMSKKPKTTANKQNKPMSREEQLERENEMLRLEVAYLKKLKAFRENPDAFLEKHKQPSPSNLKKKDSD, from the coding sequence ATGGCTAAATATAGTGGGAATTTCAAACTAAAAATTGTTCAAGAGTATTTGAAAAGTGCTTTAAGTTATGACCGATTGGCGCAAAAATACAGTATTCCATCTTCTTCACCAATTAAGAATTGGGTAAGTGCTTATAAAGCTTTTGGCGAAAAAGGGTTACAACGGAAAATAGCTAATGAGGAATACCCTGTTCAATTCAAATTGGATGTATTACACTTTAGGAAACAAACAGGTGCTTCTTTTCAAGAGACAGCGATTCAATTTAGGATAAATAATCCGAGTTTAATCGCCAAATGGAACAGTAAATTAGAAAAAGAAGGAATAGAGGGCCTGCAACAAAAAGCAAAGGGGCGCCCGTCTATGTCTAAAAAACCAAAAACAACAGCGAATAAACAGAATAAACCAATGTCACGTGAGGAACAGTTAGAACGTGAAAATGAAATGCTTCGATTAGAGGTTGCCTATTTAAAAAAGTTGAAGGCTTTTCGAGAGAATCCGGATGCCTTCCTCGAAAAGCACAAGCAGCCATCGCCTTCGAACTTAAAGAAGAAGGATTCCGATTAA
- a CDS encoding IS3 family transposase codes for MRGCLFKKVEGFSRESGCLPRKAQAAIAFELKEEGFRLKDVLTQVEIPEATYHYQIKQMKQKDPNETWETLILETFEKHKGRYGYRRIHAELKMQGYPVNHKKVQRIMKKLGLKCEKFVRKSRYKSYKGTVGKVAKNRLNRRFHTPHTLQKVVTDVTEFKCTNDEKLYLSPIMDLYNGEIIGFSMSKSPTLEFVMDSLKQVLPIIQERAKYRTTIHSDQGWHYQHYKWVQTLKENKMYQSMSRKATCADNAAMENFFGLLKQEMYYGEQLISYETLNMKIEKYIHYYNNDRIKQKLAGMSPVKFRTHASQLAA; via the coding sequence ATTAGAGGTTGCCTATTTAAAAAAGTTGAAGGCTTTTCGAGAGAATCCGGATGCCTTCCTCGAAAAGCACAAGCAGCCATCGCCTTCGAACTTAAAGAAGAAGGATTCCGATTAAAAGATGTCTTAACACAAGTGGAAATTCCAGAGGCAACGTATCATTATCAAATCAAACAGATGAAACAAAAGGATCCAAATGAAACGTGGGAAACGTTGATTTTAGAGACGTTTGAGAAGCATAAAGGCAGATATGGTTACCGTCGTATTCATGCGGAATTGAAAATGCAAGGTTACCCCGTTAACCATAAGAAAGTACAACGTATCATGAAGAAGCTAGGTTTGAAATGCGAAAAATTCGTGCGTAAATCACGCTACAAATCGTATAAAGGTACGGTTGGGAAAGTGGCGAAAAATCGTTTGAACCGTCGTTTCCACACACCACATACCCTTCAAAAAGTTGTGACCGACGTAACGGAATTCAAATGTACAAATGATGAGAAGTTGTATTTAAGCCCTATCATGGATTTATATAACGGGGAAATTATTGGGTTTAGTATGTCTAAAAGTCCAACGCTGGAATTTGTGATGGATTCATTAAAACAGGTGCTTCCTATTATTCAAGAGCGTGCCAAATATCGAACAACCATTCACTCCGATCAAGGCTGGCACTATCAGCACTACAAATGGGTACAAACATTGAAAGAAAATAAGATGTACCAAAGCATGTCTCGCAAAGCAACATGTGCAGACAATGCAGCAATGGAGAACTTCTTTGGCTTACTGAAGCAGGAAATGTATTACGGAGAACAATTAATTTCTTACGAAACATTGAATATGAAGATTGAGAAGTACATCCATTACTATAACAACGATCGAATTAAACAAAAACTGGCCGGCATGAGTCCGGTAAAATTCCGAACTCATGCCAGCCAATTAGCTGCATAA
- a CDS encoding YqcI/YcgG family protein, giving the protein MNSLFDKETLEQNSSDGWQKAAFDAFKIKMTDKEKPFPCIPAVIGFSTNELRYGFLGDPREDNSSVKFADLLKTYTDASRSFGKYTSLIVFYETPADLQDISVEQYEEIFWEQLGKLASLDDMEWPHHIPRDPDHSLWEFCFFGEQYFMYCATPAHINRQSRNSHNMMLAITPRWVLQEFNKKPTVAGRIKTKIRKRLGNYDSIDIHPALHSYGELDNQEWKQYFLRDDETIPMKCPYHRVLKALGLYDVKKE; this is encoded by the coding sequence ATTAATAGTCTGTTTGATAAAGAAACATTAGAACAAAACAGTTCTGATGGATGGCAGAAGGCAGCCTTTGATGCGTTTAAAATAAAAATGACAGATAAAGAAAAACCTTTTCCATGCATACCTGCGGTGATTGGATTTAGTACAAATGAATTAAGATACGGATTTCTCGGTGATCCTCGTGAAGATAACAGCAGCGTTAAGTTCGCAGATTTGTTGAAGACCTACACAGATGCTTCTCGGTCCTTTGGAAAATACACTTCCCTTATTGTCTTTTATGAAACCCCTGCTGACTTGCAGGATATAAGTGTCGAACAATATGAAGAGATTTTTTGGGAGCAGCTAGGGAAACTAGCAAGCCTTGACGATATGGAATGGCCACACCATATCCCTAGGGATCCTGACCATTCTTTATGGGAGTTTTGTTTTTTTGGTGAACAATACTTCATGTATTGTGCGACACCTGCACATATAAATCGGCAAAGCAGGAATTCACACAATATGATGCTTGCCATAACCCCAAGATGGGTGCTGCAGGAATTTAATAAAAAGCCAACAGTAGCTGGGCGAATTAAAACTAAAATTCGGAAAAGACTTGGAAACTATGACTCGATTGACATTCACCCTGCCTTACACAGTTACGGAGAATTAGATAATCAAGAATGGAAGCAATACTTTCTCCGTGATGATGAGACTATCCCAATGAAATGCCCCTATCATCGTGTTTTGAAAGCATTGGGCTTATATGACGTAAAAAAGGAATAA
- a CDS encoding polysaccharide deacetylase family protein — translation MIVFLAFFCLFGVYKLMNSRTFQLVGTIVDHVETKEKLVALTFDDGPTGNVDELLPLLDKYNAKATFFLIGRELKENIPAAENIVSAGHQIGNHTYSHNRMVFKSISFMKEEIESTDALIREAGFDGEIDFRPPNGKKLVGLPYYLNKHDRETITWNLEPDSYYQHPKDKVKYVKENISPGSIILLHPMYDMTGNEYKTAEGILTTLTDMGYRFVTINELQAAETK, via the coding sequence ATGATCGTATTTTTAGCTTTTTTCTGCTTATTTGGTGTATATAAATTAATGAACTCACGTACCTTTCAATTGGTTGGTACAATTGTAGATCATGTGGAAACAAAGGAAAAGCTAGTAGCTTTGACATTTGATGACGGACCGACAGGAAATGTGGATGAACTGCTTCCACTGTTGGACAAATATAATGCCAAGGCGACCTTTTTTCTTATAGGAAGAGAATTGAAAGAAAATATACCAGCAGCAGAAAACATAGTATCCGCAGGGCATCAAATCGGCAACCACACCTATTCTCATAATCGTATGGTTTTTAAGTCTATTAGCTTTATGAAAGAAGAAATAGAAAGTACAGATGCATTAATACGAGAAGCAGGCTTTGATGGAGAAATTGATTTTCGTCCACCTAACGGAAAAAAATTAGTAGGTTTACCTTATTATTTAAACAAACATGATAGGGAAACAATCACCTGGAATCTTGAGCCTGACAGTTATTATCAACATCCAAAAGACAAAGTGAAGTATGTTAAGGAAAATATAAGCCCAGGATCGATTATATTACTTCACCCAATGTATGATATGACAGGGAATGAATATAAAACAGCAGAAGGAATATTAACAACTTTAACGGATATGGGTTACAGGTTCGTTACCATAAATGAACTTCAAGCAGCGGAAACTAAATAA
- a CDS encoding sensor domain-containing diguanylate cyclase — protein MDFTQHLSFLKHHEGELRLLIDMIEEFIVLKDGSGKWILANKKVIDTYCLASISYQGKTDLELAELIPELEEKFINNYQTDEEAWNNGSAFKMEKTLFDQHGVEHTWEVIKTPVFDDEGNRSHLIIVSRNITDRKRSENLLYQRERKFRVITENMKDIILLVNRDGFIQYASPSYEKIMGINSDLLKRENIITQVHPNDVIDIQERLDKVSNKETLEHKFELRLIDEYKQYRWFEANCSCVKKQSGEIEYIILAAREISERKQYEHRLEKMAYQDYLTKIPNRRSFMESLPNLIKDAEETGKLLALAYLDLDFFKQINDTYGHEIGDKLLALYVKRIENNLRETDKIARVGGDEFIITIEGLNSKEEAVKIISRLCENLKEPWKLDNEYMLRTTSSMGVSLYPMDDIAIEALLNKADMALYAAKNNGRGQYQFYSEASCHIVNSNTKTTS, from the coding sequence ATGGACTTTACTCAGCACCTTTCATTTTTGAAGCATCATGAGGGCGAGCTTCGCCTGCTTATTGATATGATTGAGGAATTTATTGTCTTAAAGGACGGTTCAGGCAAATGGATTTTGGCGAATAAAAAAGTCATTGATACATATTGTTTAGCTTCTATTTCGTATCAAGGCAAAACAGATCTGGAGCTTGCGGAATTGATTCCAGAATTGGAAGAAAAGTTTATTAATAACTATCAGACAGACGAAGAAGCTTGGAATAACGGCAGTGCTTTTAAGATGGAAAAAACCTTATTTGATCAGCATGGTGTCGAACATACTTGGGAGGTAATTAAAACCCCTGTATTTGATGATGAAGGAAACAGAAGTCATTTGATTATCGTGTCGCGCAATATAACGGACCGTAAAAGATCGGAGAACTTACTATATCAACGTGAACGGAAATTTAGAGTCATTACAGAAAATATGAAGGATATTATCCTGCTTGTTAATAGGGATGGTTTCATTCAATATGCTTCGCCATCCTATGAAAAAATAATGGGCATAAACAGCGATTTGCTTAAACGAGAAAATATCATAACACAAGTACATCCAAATGATGTAATTGACATACAAGAACGGCTTGATAAAGTGTCAAACAAGGAAACACTTGAACATAAATTTGAATTAAGACTCATTGATGAATACAAACAATATCGATGGTTTGAAGCAAACTGCTCTTGTGTGAAAAAGCAATCTGGAGAAATAGAGTATATCATTTTAGCTGCAAGAGAAATCTCAGAGCGTAAACAGTATGAACACAGGCTGGAAAAAATGGCATATCAGGATTATTTAACAAAAATACCTAATAGACGGTCTTTTATGGAAAGTCTGCCTAATTTAATAAAGGATGCAGAAGAAACCGGAAAATTGTTAGCACTTGCATACCTTGATCTTGATTTTTTTAAGCAAATTAATGACACTTACGGTCATGAAATCGGTGATAAACTGCTGGCACTGTATGTGAAAAGGATTGAAAATAATTTACGTGAAACCGATAAAATTGCCAGAGTAGGTGGAGATGAATTTATCATCACGATAGAAGGACTTAACAGTAAAGAAGAAGCGGTAAAAATCATATCCAGATTATGTGAGAATCTGAAAGAGCCATGGAAGTTAGATAATGAGTATATGCTGAGAACAACTTCTTCAATGGGTGTTTCCTTGTACCCAATGGACGATATCGCTATTGAAGCATTATTGAATAAGGCAGATATGGCCTTGTATGCTGCAAAAAATAATGGCAGGGGTCAGTACCAATTTTATTCAGAAGCAAGCTGTCATATTGTGAATAGTAATACAAAAACAACTTCTTAA
- a CDS encoding PhzF family phenazine biosynthesis protein — protein MLTEVEMQRIVNELNLSEPAFLLQLVDNPADYKISSFKPAEEVDFYGQATIAARIMGN, from the coding sequence ATTTTAACTGAAGTCGAGATGCAGCGAATTGTGAATGAGTTAAATCTATCTGAACCTGCTTTTCTGCTGCAATTAGTGGATAATCCTGCAGATTATAAAATAAGCAGTTTCAAACCAGCAGAGGAAGTGGATTTTTACGGGCAGGCAACAATTGCTGCTAGAATAATGGGGAATTAA
- a CDS encoding globin-coupled sensor protein gives MIFTKKREKQGIDARITLKDVELKVDAHSEVYKQVQMIGLTPEDLIQIKRMHPFVLQHIDAIVDRFYKNLENEPSLLGIINDNSSIERLKKTLRTHICEMFAGEVNSQFMEKRIRIAHVHVRIGLQTKWYMCAFQDLLLSLLAIIEEHFPNKESHMPMIKAVSKILNLEQQLVLEAYDAESARIKQAAEKEKIIIRHSVTEASQNLASISEETNQSFQSLINQSNDIIVFARKGADLASLAEGKAIHGKEQINSQADNMVYINQKVNDISKDVHALLSITNEMAEIINIVKGIADQTNLLSLNAAIEAAKAGEHGLGFSVVAGEVRKLSDDTKKSVANVAALIQNTNGQTEKLTASLDQIMDEITKGNENMQETAEHFQHIFEAMRETKVQNNRIDEELASFLHVINEMGIDFKEVAVSADKLTLIANDME, from the coding sequence ATGATATTTACAAAAAAGAGAGAAAAACAGGGCATTGATGCCCGGATTACCTTAAAGGATGTAGAGTTGAAAGTTGATGCACATAGTGAGGTTTATAAACAAGTTCAAATGATAGGTTTAACACCAGAGGATCTAATTCAAATAAAAAGAATGCATCCTTTTGTGCTGCAGCATATAGATGCAATTGTAGATAGATTCTATAAAAACCTAGAAAATGAACCGTCTCTGCTAGGGATTATTAATGATAACAGTTCGATTGAACGCTTGAAAAAAACATTACGCACACATATATGTGAAATGTTTGCAGGTGAAGTGAATTCACAGTTTATGGAAAAGCGTATTCGCATTGCACATGTTCACGTCAGAATCGGCTTGCAGACGAAATGGTATATGTGTGCATTTCAGGATTTGCTTTTGTCACTTCTAGCGATAATAGAGGAACACTTTCCAAATAAAGAGTCACATATGCCGATGATTAAGGCTGTATCGAAAATACTAAATTTAGAACAACAGCTCGTACTAGAGGCATATGATGCCGAATCAGCACGGATTAAGCAAGCAGCGGAAAAGGAGAAAATTATAATCCGTCACAGTGTTACAGAAGCTTCGCAAAACCTGGCGTCTATTTCGGAAGAAACGAATCAATCGTTTCAAAGTCTTATTAATCAGTCAAATGATATTATTGTCTTCGCCAGAAAAGGGGCTGACCTTGCGAGCCTTGCAGAAGGCAAGGCAATACATGGAAAAGAACAGATTAACAGCCAAGCAGACAATATGGTATACATCAATCAAAAGGTAAACGACATTTCAAAGGATGTCCATGCTTTGCTTTCTATCACAAACGAAATGGCTGAAATTATCAATATTGTCAAAGGAATTGCCGACCAAACGAATCTGTTATCCTTAAATGCTGCAATTGAAGCAGCGAAAGCAGGGGAGCATGGTTTAGGATTTTCCGTTGTTGCCGGTGAGGTGAGGAAGCTTTCTGATGACACGAAAAAATCAGTCGCAAATGTGGCAGCACTCATTCAAAATACAAATGGCCAAACGGAAAAACTAACTGCTTCCCTTGATCAAATCATGGATGAGATTACGAAAGGTAATGAAAATATGCAGGAAACTGCTGAGCACTTCCAGCATATTTTTGAGGCAATGCGTGAAACAAAAGTGCAAAATAACCGAATAGATGAGGAGCTTGCTTCGTTCCTGCATGTAATAAATGAAATGGGCATCGATTTCAAAGAGGTGGCTGTTTCTGCGGATAAATTAACCTTAATAGCCAATGATATGGAATAA
- a CDS encoding DUF378 domain-containing protein, whose product MTALQKTALVLTIIGAINWGLIGFFQWDLVAAIFGGQDAALSRIVYGVVGIAGLINIGMLFMSPKERTSDQHVRTNH is encoded by the coding sequence ATGACAGCATTACAGAAAACAGCATTAGTTCTTACTATTATCGGAGCAATTAACTGGGGGTTAATCGGATTCTTTCAATGGGATTTAGTTGCAGCAATTTTCGGCGGACAAGATGCAGCATTATCTAGAATTGTTTACGGTGTAGTTGGTATTGCGGGATTAATTAATATCGGTATGTTATTTATGTCTCCGAAGGAACGAACTTCTGACCAACATGTAAGAACAAACCACTAA
- a CDS encoding H-type small acid-soluble spore protein, with product MDINRAKQILSSPAEIEVQYNGVSIWIDEIKEEDQTAIVHLVGGIEERTEVDIASLKEM from the coding sequence GTGGACATCAATAGAGCGAAACAGATCTTATCTTCTCCTGCAGAAATCGAAGTCCAATACAACGGAGTATCCATCTGGATTGATGAGATTAAAGAGGAAGATCAGACGGCCATTGTGCATTTAGTGGGCGGTATTGAAGAAAGAACAGAAGTAGATATTGCAAGCTTAAAAGAAATGTAA